The Wansuia hejianensis genomic interval ATCCAACATGCAGGAAGCAGGAGGGAAGGGCAGCCCGGGGGAAGACAGCAATCCAATTGGAGACGGATCGTAAAGCGCAGCAGGATGAGGCGGAGCTGTGCGGGAGAATCTGGAAACTGACCGTGAAGAAGCTGAGAATGAAGCTGCCGGGCCTGTCGGAGGCATTGAGCATTCTCCGGTTTGAACGTGATGAGAAAATCAGAGGTCTGGCAGGCGATGGATTTCAGGTTTTTTATCGGAGCGGGGAATTGTTCCCGGCATATGTTGACAGTCCGGAGCTGGTCGCGCGGAACTTATTGCATCTGATCATTCACAACCTATATCTGCATCCTCTGCTGTCTGCCGGGAAGGATGAGAGGCTTTGGAATCTGGCCTGCGATATGACGGCGGAGCGCCTTCTGGACGGCTGGAAGATACGGGGACTGTCCCGACCTGGGAACGAATACAGAGCATTACTGCTGAAAGAACAGCAGCTGCCGGAGCAATGGCAGAGCGCCGGGGTATTATACCAGATTCTCTCCAAGAAAAGCAGAGATCCCGGGGCGCTTGAGAAGCTGGAGGAAGAATTCAGGATAGACGATCACAGGCTGTGGCGTCAGTACAGAAGGACAGAGCGTCCGGAGGATCAGCCGGAAGGAGAAGGCTGTGAAGGGACGGCTGAAAGCCGCAGGCGTATATCCCGCAGCGGGCAGTTTCTGAGGACCTGGAACCGGATCAGAAGGGAATGGAGCCCCAGGATGGATGGCCGCCGCCAGAAGGCCGGTACAAGTGCCGGCAGGGGCGTGCAGGAGGTGATTCTCAGGAAAAGGAAGGAATACGATTACCGCCATTTTTTGGAGGATTTTATGGTGTGTCAGGAAGAGGTGGAACTGGATATGGACAGCTTTGATTTTCTGCCCTACTGGTACAGCAGGACTCATTATCAGGGTATTATCCTGCTGGAGCCTCTGGAATACAGGGAAGTCCATAAGCTGGATGAGATGGTGATCGCTATCGATACATCCGGCTCCTGTTCCGGCCATGTTGTCCGGCGCTTTCTGGAGGAAACCTATCAGATCCTGACTGCAAGAGGGAATTTTTTTCGTAAGATGAAAGTACACATCTTACAGTGCGATTCCATGATACAGGAGCATGTGGTAATCCGTTCCAGGGAAGAATTCCTGGATTATATGGATCAGGTGACGGTGAAAGGGCTGGGCGGTACGGATTTCCGGCCGGTTTTCCGACTGGTGGACCGGCTGATTGAAGAAAAGGAGATACATAATCTGAAGGGGCTTCTCTACTTTACTGACGGGGACGGTATCTATCCGAAGGACAAGCCCTCCTACGAAACGGCGTTTATTTTTCTGAACCGGGAATATGAAAAGCACGAGGTGCCGGAATGGGGGCTGCGGCTGAATTTGGGACTGAAATTGGAGGAAGACTAGCGAATGAACATACAGGAAGCGAAGGAAGAGATCATTCGGACAGTGAAGGTATATACAGACCGGGACGAGGACGGACGGTACCGGATCTCTCCGGTACATCAGCGGCCGGTGCTGCTGATCGGACCGCCTGGAATCGGGAAAACGGCCATCATCCGCCAGGCAGCGGAGGAATGTGATGTGGGTCTCGTGGCTTATACCATTACCCATCATACCCGCCAGAGCGCGGTGGGCCTGCCGGTGGTAGAGAACAGGACCTATCAGGGAAGGCAGGTTTCTGTAACAGAGTATACGATGTCAGAGATCATTGCCTCCGTCTACGAATGCATGGAACAGACAGGGCATCAGCAGGGGATTCTGTTTATTGATGAGATAAACTGTGTGTCGGAGACACTCACGCCTACCATGCTTCAGTTTTTGCAGAATAAGACCTTTGGAACCCATAAGGTTCCGGGCGGCTGGGTGATTGTTGCGGCAGGGAACCCGCCGGAATATAATAAATCTGCCCGGATGTTTGATGTAGTGACCCTGGACCGGGTGAAATCTATCAGCATTGACGTGGATTTTCCGGTCTGGAAGGCCTATGCGGCGCAGAATGGGATACATAGCGCGGTTGTATCTTATCTGTCAGCGAAGCCTC includes:
- a CDS encoding vWA domain-containing protein, with the protein product MKNIGIFLCTNRRRKIPVLFNFGKFSEYFLKKGKLTGKARKERERRMSRELLEEFHKAKRESQKLSLALQILKPETDLEGPERKELLKYLDYRRRSAAMELIRAGDLASLRAMEVRGWLEQQHLEGYRREAGRLGEAEIWAYLCQLSDPTCRKQEGRAARGKTAIQLETDRKAQQDEAELCGRIWKLTVKKLRMKLPGLSEALSILRFERDEKIRGLAGDGFQVFYRSGELFPAYVDSPELVARNLLHLIIHNLYLHPLLSAGKDERLWNLACDMTAERLLDGWKIRGLSRPGNEYRALLLKEQQLPEQWQSAGVLYQILSKKSRDPGALEKLEEEFRIDDHRLWRQYRRTERPEDQPEGEGCEGTAESRRRISRSGQFLRTWNRIRREWSPRMDGRRQKAGTSAGRGVQEVILRKRKEYDYRHFLEDFMVCQEEVELDMDSFDFLPYWYSRTHYQGIILLEPLEYREVHKLDEMVIAIDTSGSCSGHVVRRFLEETYQILTARGNFFRKMKVHILQCDSMIQEHVVIRSREEFLDYMDQVTVKGLGGTDFRPVFRLVDRLIEEKEIHNLKGLLYFTDGDGIYPKDKPSYETAFIFLNREYEKHEVPEWGLRLNLGLKLEED